The nucleotide sequence CGGTACAGCAGGTTGTAGTGGTTCTGCATCGTCTGAAATCGTTCCAGTCCCTCGCGCTCGCTGGTCGCCAGGGCGTCGGCGAACTGGTGGGCCCACATCGACGAGGTGCCGACGTGACGGGCCTGCCCGCGGCGGACGGCATCGTCGAGTGCCGATAGCGTCTCCTCGATCGGCGTGTCGTAGTCCCAGCGGTGGGTCTGGTAGAGGTCGACCGTCTCCATGCCCAGGCGATCCAGCGAGTTCGACAGTTCCTGTTCGATGGCCTTCCGGGAGAGGCCGCCCGAATTCGGGTTCTCGTCGTCCATCTGGAAAAAGCCCTTCGTGGCGACGACCTGCTCGTCGCGGTCGTAGTCGGCCAGCACGTTCCCGAGGACACGCTCGGACTCGCCCAGCGAGTACATGTTGGCCGTGTCGAAGAAGTTGATCCCCAGGTCGATCGCGCGCTCGATGATTTCGCGACTCTCCTCCTCGTCGAGGACCCACTCGCGCCAGTCGCTGCTCCCGAAGCTCATGCAGCCCAGACAGATCCGGCTGACCTCCATGCCAGTGGAGCCGAGGGTCGTGTACTCCATGGACGGGGCAGGTCCGGCGAAGAGAAAAGGGTTCGCCCACGGGACCCATATATTTGACCGAGGCCAAATTATTTGAACAAGCGGCGGCAACCACGCACAGAGATGGACGAATCGGAACAACGAACGTGGACGGACACGCTCAGCGGTCGGGAACGGGTTCGCCGAGCCATCGAGGCGCTGGAGGGGGCGACACCGGTGGGCGAAATCGCCGACAGGGCGGACGTCTCCCGGGCGACGGCCGACGACGAACTCGAACAGCTGGCGAGCGACGACTGGGTCAGTGAAACGACAGTCGAGGGAACCAAAGCGTACGATCTGAACCCCGTTCGCCTGCTTTTCGACGAGGTGACGGATCTCATCGAGGAGCATTCACGGAAGGAGCTCGAATCACAACTCGCCGAGTTGACCGAGGAGCGAGACCAGTTGGCGGCGGAGTACAATGCCGACTCGCTTTCGGAATTCCGGAATCAATTGGCCGAAGCGGAGTTGAATGCGTCCGAGATCCGCGAGCGGCGCAACGTGATCGAGACGTGGGAAGCGATCAACACTGAGCGTCGGCTCGTCAGGCACGCCCTCCAGCTGTACGACGACGTAACCGAACTGTCCTCGCCACGGACTGACGTTCCCTCGACCTTCGCATAATGGTCGTCTTTCTCGCAAACCGAGGGAACCTCCAGAGCAAGCGCCTCCACGACCGCATCCGCAATCGGCTCGACGGCGAACTCACGGACGTGCGACGGCGACGGGCCGAACCGCGAGATGCTGGCCAGTACCGCGTGGTCGGTGAGGTGGATCCCCGACAGTTCCTCGAGAATCCGGACTATCCGGCAACGACGGCACGGATCGAAGTCGGATTTCGCCTTCGGACGGGCGACTCGTCCGAGCACTACTGGTTCAACTGGATCGAACCGGACCGGGACGTACTGGTCGGGTGGCATCAGGACGACACGCACGACAATCTCGGTCCGGTTCACGTTCAGGTGAATGACGGATCGAGGACTGTCGAGCACAGACCGACCCGGTTCATCGACGCGCATCCACTCGACGTTCTCGAACGTCGGTTCGACGCGTTGTCCGATCTCGTCAATGCTGTCGAGTGGGATGATGGACGGCCAGTCGGTTTAGACACCGCCGTCGAGTCGCTGTGACTCTTGAAGAAGTGGTGAGCGTCCACGGATAGCGCGAAACGGTCCCTGAAACAGCTCTATTCGGCCAAGCCACGCGGGAAGTTCCCGATTGTCGCCTCGCGGAAGCCATCCTCGTCGAAGTCAGCGTCGAGCCACTCGCTCAGCTGTTCGGCGTCGGCCATTGCGTTCTTCAGGCACGTCGAGGCCCCGGGCGAGGGCGTGATGTTGAAGATGACGTCGTTTCCGGTGATCTTGGCCTCGCCCATGTCCAGGGACTTCGTCTCCGTATTGACGATCTGCGGGCGGACGCCGCCGTAGCCCTTCGCGCGTTCGATGTCACTCGCTTCGACGGTCGGCACGACCTTCTGGACGTGCGGAAGGAAGGCCCGTTTGCCGACCGCGGGCAGGTCATAGAGCAGGTTCTCGAGGACGTACGGCAACAGCGTCCGATCGGCGAGGATGTTCGCGTAGCTGAGGAACGAGTCCGGCGAGAGTTCGAAGACGTCGAAGAAGTCGGCGACCGTCGAGAGCCGCCCGCGTTCCAGGGCGGGCACGACCTTCGCCGTCGGGCCGAACCGGGTCAGTCCCTGGTCGTGGACCTCGGCGTCGCCGTGGACCGCCGCGAAGGGGAGTTTCGCCATCTGGAGGGTGTAGACCTTGCCGTTCAGCAGGCCCTCCTCGGCGACGAAGAAACTGCCCGCGACCGGGAGCAAGGACATGTGCTCGCCGTAGCCCATCTCCTTGGCGATCTGGAGGCTGTGGGAGCCGGCGGCGACGACCGCCGCGTCGCTCTGGTACCACCCGCGCTCGGTCTCGACCAGGAACTCGTCGTCGGTTTCGTTGACCGACTCGACTTCCGTGCCCGTGAAGACGTCGACGCCCTCGTCGCCTTCGACTTCACGGACGAAGTCGATCGCGAGTTCGCCGTAGTCGACCGTGTAGCCGTCGGGCGTCTGGAGGGCGAGCATCTCGGTGTCCGGCTCACGCCCCTCGACGACCTTCGGTTCGATTGCTTCGATCTCCTCACGGTCGATCGCGTCGAGTTTCGGGAAGAGATCGCCAAAGCCCTTCTCGTGATAGCGGGCGTCGAGACGGTCGACTTCCTCGTCGCCGACCGCCAGTGCCATCTTGGAGCGCTTTGCGTGCATCTCGCGGTCGGCGTCGTTGGCTTCGAGGTAGCCGGCGACCATTTCGGCACCCTCCTTTACTTCCTGGGCTTTCTCCAGGGAGTAATTCGTCTCGATGTCCCCAAAGTGCAGCGTCTGGGAGTTGTTCGTGTGGTGGGAGTTGATCGCCGCGATATCAGGCTCCTTCTCGAACAGTGCGACCGACTCGATGTCGGTGAATTTCGAGACCGTATACAGCAACGACGCCCCGCTGATGCCCCCGCCGA is from Halorhabdus sp. BNX81 and encodes:
- a CDS encoding ArsR family transcriptional regulator; the protein is MDESEQRTWTDTLSGRERVRRAIEALEGATPVGEIADRADVSRATADDELEQLASDDWVSETTVEGTKAYDLNPVRLLFDEVTDLIEEHSRKELESQLAELTEERDQLAAEYNADSLSEFRNQLAEAELNASEIRERRNVIETWEAINTERRLVRHALQLYDDVTELSSPRTDVPSTFA
- a CDS encoding FAD-dependent oxidoreductase codes for the protein MQGEYDLVIVGGGISGASLLYTVSKFTDIESVALFEKEPDIAAINSHHTNNSQTLHFGDIETNYSLEKAQEVKEGAEMVAGYLEANDADREMHAKRSKMALAVGDEEVDRLDARYHEKGFGDLFPKLDAIDREEIEAIEPKVVEGREPDTEMLALQTPDGYTVDYGELAIDFVREVEGDEGVDVFTGTEVESVNETDDEFLVETERGWYQSDAAVVAAGSHSLQIAKEMGYGEHMSLLPVAGSFFVAEEGLLNGKVYTLQMAKLPFAAVHGDAEVHDQGLTRFGPTAKVVPALERGRLSTVADFFDVFELSPDSFLSYANILADRTLLPYVLENLLYDLPAVGKRAFLPHVQKVVPTVEASDIERAKGYGGVRPQIVNTETKSLDMGEAKITGNDVIFNITPSPGASTCLKNAMADAEQLSEWLDADFDEDGFREATIGNFPRGLAE
- a CDS encoding aldo/keto reductase; translation: MEYTTLGSTGMEVSRICLGCMSFGSSDWREWVLDEEESREIIERAIDLGINFFDTANMYSLGESERVLGNVLADYDRDEQVVATKGFFQMDDENPNSGGLSRKAIEQELSNSLDRLGMETVDLYQTHRWDYDTPIEETLSALDDAVRRGQARHVGTSSMWAHQFADALATSEREGLERFQTMQNHYNLLYREEEREMLPLCDREGTGVIPWSPLARGYLTRPHEEFDATTRGETDDYAREHPYFDGGGREINERVAELAADYGVTMAQIALAWLLHQDAVDAPIVGTTSVEHLEDAVEALEIDLSESDQAYLEEPYEPVPVSGHE